The proteins below come from a single Gimesia alba genomic window:
- a CDS encoding fused DSP-PTPase phosphatase/NAD kinase-like protein, whose product MLLSLFFTESLFTEEPKRARPEKWATPLKVEGVPNLYRVSDNLYRSAQPTAEGMRNLKKMGIETVVNLRSFHSDRDEIGNTGLGYEHIYMKAWHPERKEIVRFLQLVTNSKRTPVLVHCQHGADRTGTMCVFYRVAVEGWTKEDALREMTGGGYGFHKVWRNLPKWIVDIDVNSIKQDAGIKASQKTESSKTE is encoded by the coding sequence ATGCTTCTCTCGCTGTTTTTTACCGAGTCTCTCTTCACCGAGGAACCAAAACGCGCGCGCCCGGAGAAATGGGCAACGCCACTTAAAGTGGAAGGTGTGCCGAATCTGTATCGAGTGAGCGATAACCTGTACCGCAGCGCACAGCCGACGGCGGAGGGGATGCGGAATCTGAAAAAGATGGGCATTGAAACGGTTGTCAATCTGCGGTCGTTTCATTCGGATCGGGATGAAATCGGAAATACCGGGCTGGGATACGAACACATCTACATGAAAGCCTGGCATCCGGAACGAAAAGAAATCGTCCGCTTCCTGCAACTGGTGACGAACTCAAAACGGACGCCGGTGCTGGTTCATTGTCAGCATGGAGCTGACCGCACAGGAACAATGTGCGTGTTCTATCGGGTGGCCGTGGAAGGCTGGACCAAAGAAGACGCATTGCGTGAGATGACTGGAGGCGGTTATGGATTCCACAAAGTCTGGCGCAATCTCCCGAAGTGGATTGTGGACATCGACGTGAATTCAATCAAACAGGAT